The genomic stretch TTCCATAAATTTAATGATCGTTCAAAATTGAGTACAGAGAAAAGTGTCAAAGGCCATAAATGGCCTTTTCTCAAGCGACCAAGGACGGATCAGCGTCTTTTCGGCATATTCAGATTGATCAAATATTAAATGAAATTGGTATTACTTACCTAGCGCTTCTTTGTAATGCATGCGGCATACTGAATCGTAGCGATCGTTACCCCCGATGGCGACTTGATCCCCTTCGGCTATCGCGACCCCATTTTCATCCATGCGCACCACCATATTGGCTTTACGTCCACAATGACAAATGGTTTTCAATTCGATTAATTTATCCGCCCAAGCGAGTAAATACTGACTGCCTTCAAATAACTCACCTAAGAAATCACTGCGCAGTCCATAGCATAATACCGGAATATGCAATTTATCGACCACTTCAGATAATTGATACACTTGTTGCTTGGATAAAAACTGACATTCATCGATCATAATACAATGAATTTTCTCAGCCTGGTTCAATGTTTTAACCGCGCTAAACATATCGGTGTTAGCGTTATACAAATGCGCATCCGATTGCAAACCAATACGCGAACTCACTTTACCCACGCCATCGCGATCATCAATTTCAGCAGTAAAAATCACTGAATTCATGCCACGTTCGCGATAGTTAAATGAAGATTGTAATAAAGTTGTCGATTTGCCCGCATTCATTGCCGAGTAATAGAAATACATCTGAGCCACAAGAAATACCTATTCGAAGTCTGTAGTTATAAAAAATATAGTTATAAAAAAGGCTGGTTTTTCACCAGCCTTCCCTTTTTAAAATGTATCGGTATCCGTTTATTTACGACGCCAAGTAGTGCCTTGTGCGCCATCTTCAAGCTCAATACCAAGCTCATTTAACTTATCACGTGCCACATCGGCATTAGCCCAATCTTTGTTGGCACGAGAATCGTTACGTAATTTGATCAGGGCTTCAATTTCAGCCACTTCATCTTCATTACCGGCATCGCCTTTTAAGAAGCTGTCTGGGTCTTGATGCAAAATACCAATCACATCCGCCAGTTCACGCATTAATGCGCCCAATGCTGAAGCTTTGTCCATATCAAGTGTTTTCAAGCGGTTAACTTCACGCGCCATATCAAACAAAACTGAATAAGCTTCAGGGGTATTAAAGTCATCATTCATTGCGCTGCTAAAACGGGCAACAAATTCTTCACCACCAGCAGGCGCAGCATTAAGATCTAAACCGCGTAATGCCGTGTATAGACGCTCAAGAGAAGCTCGTGCTTGATTCAGGTTTTCTTCACTGTAGTTTAACTGACTGCGGTAATGTCCCGACATTAAGAAGTAACGCACAGTTTCGGCATCATAATGCTGTAATACATCACGAATGGTAAAGAAGTTACCCAGTGATTTAGACATTTTCTCACGGTCAACCATCACCATACCGCTGTGCATCCAAGTATTCACATAAGGGGTATCGTGAGCGCAGCAAGATTGAGCGATTTCATTTTCATGGTGCGGGAATTGCAGATCAGAACCGCCACCATGAATATCAAAATGTTGGCCTAAAATAGACGAGTTCATGGCCGAACATTCAATATGCCAACCAGGGCGACCAGGCCCCCAAGGTGATTCCCATGTTGGCTCACCAGGTTTAGACATTTTCCACACTACGAAATCCATCGGGCTGCGTTTAGCGCTGTCGATATCAACACGAGCACCAGCTTGCAGTTGCTCGAGATCTTGACCGGATAATTTGCCGTATTGTTCAAATTTTTTCACTTCAAACATCACATCACCATTGCTGGCAACATAAGCAAAACCACGTTCAATTAAACGTTCAACCAAGTCAATAATTTCTGAGATAAAACGAGTCGCACGAGGCTCAACATCAGGGCGTTTAATATTTAACGCATCGAAATCGGCGTACATTTCTTCAATTAAACGCTCAGTCAATGAATCGCAAGTTTCTTTGTTTTCCGCTGCGCGGTTGATGATTTTATCGTCAATGTCGGTAATGTTACGCACAAACGTTAGGTCGTAGCCTAAAAAGCGTAAATAGCGTGAAATAACATCAAAAGAGACAAAAGTACGACCATGACCAATATGACAGAGATCGTAGATGGTTACCCCACAAACATACATGCCAATCTTGCCAGCATGAATGGGTTTGAATTCCTCTTTCTGTCGGGTCAATGTGTTATATATTCTTAACATGATCTCTATCTATTGATTGGGTAAAAATTCAAGTTTTTCATTATACTCAAAGCGGCGATTAAGTCGATAACCTCAAGCCTTTTCTGGTGCTTGATCGGCTCTTTTTTAAGCAGCATAGCGACAAATGTTATTCCTAAGTGGCTTACGGTTGCTTTCACCCCGAGTTACTATAAAATTACCCTTACTCACTTCTCCTATACTTATGTAACAAAGTATAGATTTAATCAAGAACGAAAGGACTACACCATGATCATCCTGCACACCAACTTCGGCGATATTAAAATTCAGTTAAACGAAGAAAAAGCACCACTAACCAGTGCTAACTTCCTACAATATTGTCAAGATGGCTTCTACGACAACACGCTTTTCCACCGTGTTATCGACGGATTTATGGTTCAAGGCGGCGGCATGACTTCTGGCCTAAAAGAAAAAACCACTCGCGCAACAATCAAAAATGAAGCTAACAATGGCCTAAGCAACAAAACCGGTACACTTGCTATGGCACGTACAAACGAACCACATTCTGCTAGCTCTCAGTTCTTCATCAACGTCAATGACAACACTTTCCTTGATTTCCAATCTGAATCAATGAACGGTTGGGGTTACTGCGTATTTGCTGAAGTAGTTGAAGGTATGGACATCGTTGAAAAAATTAAAAATGTAAACACTGGCTCTTACGGTATGCACCAAGATGTACCACTAGAAGACGTACTGATCACGAGTACCACTATCGAAGCTTAATAGTTTCATTGCCGTAAAAAGGAGAGGCTATGTTCTCTCCTTTTTATTCAATTTCCTCTTTCTAAAATTCCCAAATACATAGGCCTCAATGAGCACGCTTTTTATTGCAGATTTGCACCTCTCTCCATTACGTCCTGATATTACGGATTGTTTTCTGCATTTTATGCAAACCGAAGCACCACAAGCGCAAGCCTTATATGTATTAGGCGATTTATTTGAATTTTGGATCGGTGATGATGATGACACCCCGTTCAACCACACGATTAAACAAGCATTTTCGAGCTTAACCAAACAAGGGGTTAAGTGTTACTTTATTCAAGGAAATCGTGATTTTTTACTGGGTAAACGATTTTGTCAGCAAACTGGCGTAACCTTGCTTGACGATGTGTGTTTAATTGATTTATACGGCATTCCAACGGTCATTTTGCATGGTGATACCTTGTGCACTATGGATGAAAACTACCAAAAATTCCGCGCTCGCGTGCATCAACCTTGGCTACAGTTCTTATTCAATCATATCCCATTATTCATTCGCCAAAAAATTGTGTCTCACGTACAAAATAAAGCCAAACAAGTTAAGCAAACCAAACAAATGAATATAATGGATGTCACGCCCAGTGAAGTGATTGCGGTATTAGAATCCTACCAAGTAACGCAGATGATCCACGGCCATACACACCGTCCATTGGTGCATCAACTTCAGACCAAACAAGGCAACGCCACCCGGATTGTATTAGGCGATTGGTATGAGCAAGGGTCAGTTTTAGTTTGCACTCCTGAATCAACATCGCTACAAACTCGCCGTTTTATCTCCCAAAGCGACCGATAATCCAGCATCTAAATAACTAACACAAAGGCAGTTCACAAAATACTGTTGTTAAAATAGTAAATGCAATCGTTTTCATATATGGTCCAAGCGTATTTCGTTATTGTCGCGTGTTGAACTCATACACGAACCGGTTATATCCACTACACTGTTGATATTACCAAGCGATATTTACAAAAATAAAAGAGATGAGCAGATGTACTCTTACATTGCACGCCAGCCTATTGTTGATCTAGACAGTTCCATCGTAGCTTACGAGTTATTATTTCGTGAGAGCTTAGTTAATACCTTTCCGCAGATGGATCCCGACAAAGCCACCAGCCGGTTATTGATCGAGCATTTCTTTTTGACCAATGTGAAAGATATTGATCGCCAGATATTCTTGGTCAATTTCCCATATCAAAGCTTAATTGAACAAATGCCTACTCTATTTCCATCTGAGTTATTAATGATCGAAGTATTGGAAGACTGTCCGCCCAATGACGAACTCTTTGACGCGATACAATCCTTGCACAGCAAAGGCTATCGCATCGTATTAGATGATTTTGTGCCTTCGGATAAATGGCAACGTTTCTTACCTTTTATTACCTTAATTAAATTTGATATTCGCCAGTTCAGCATTGCTGAGGCGCAAGTTTTTATGCATCAAAACAAGGCATTTAAGCTAAAATATCTGGCAGAAAAAATTGAAGATGATAGCGAATTTCAAGCTTGTATTCAGGCAGGATTCCACTACTTTCAAGGCTATCACTTTCATCGACCTGAAATCATCCGAAAACGCCGGATTGAATCGGCCTCTTTTATGATTGAAGAGCTCAAACAAGCTGTGCAACAAGATATTATTGACTGTGATTATGTCGCCCATTTAATTGAAAATGACATCACTATGACCTATAAGTTGATGCATTTTATGACTGCGCACCACCCAAGTACGTTTGTCTCAGTGCAACAATCATTACAGTTACTTGGCAATGAAAATATCAAATTATTTATCTCGCTATCAATAATTGCTGAGCATGATTCGGTACCGTCACCTTATTATCAATCGTCGATGCAACGCGCTCAATGCTGTTTTCAATTAGCAAAACTCAGCCCACTCGAAATAGATGCTGATCAGGCTTACTTTATTGGTATGTTTTCACAACTGGATAAATTGTTTGAACAACCTTTGGCCGATTTAATCCAATCGCTACCACTGACCTCAGCGGCCAAACTTGCCTTAACTCAACAACAGGGAATACTGGGCGATATATTAAAACTTGCGCTTGCCTTAGAAAACAATCAAGCCGACAATATCGTCAATTTAAGCGCTACATTATCACTTGAAACCCATCAGGCTTTGCAGGTTTTTGCTCAAGCTAATGATTGGTCCACCCCAGAATTTCGTTATCTTGATATCGACACTTCGGTATCGGGTTTAAAACAATAAGAGATCGATTATGCTTTGCCCTTGTTGCAGTAACATCCCCTATTCACAATGCTGTCAGCCTATTCATAATGATGTGACATTAGCCAAGCAGCCCGAGCAATTAATGCGTGCTCGCTATAGTGCTCATGTCCTGAAATTAGTCGATTTTGTGGTGGATACCTATCATTCATCCTGCCAAGCTCCTGCGCAGCGTGCCGCGATTGCAGAATCAATTGAAAGCCAGTGGTGCCGTTTAGAAGTCGTCGCCGCGAGTTCGGTCAATAACGACCAAGGTTATGTCGAATTTAAAGCTTACTTTATGGAAGGAGAGAACGAATTTTGTTTGCACGAACGTTCACGATTTATTAAAGAAAATGGACTTTGGACTTACATTGATGGTTTTATGCCACAATCACCCCAGTTAACTCAAAGCGATGATCCTCGATTAAATCAAAGCATTCAAAGCTTAAAAGTGGGTCGTAATGATCCGTGTATTTGTGGCAGTGGTAAGAAATTTAAGAAGTGTTGCGGTTAATACCATTTGTGCTTCACTTTAATCTAAAAATGCCCAGACTCTTTACCTATCAGTTAAAGAGAGCTGGGCATTTTTTATATCATATTCATAGCAATAAATTTGTCGTCTATTCGTTATTGCTTACTCGGCTTTTTAAATAAAAATAACAACGGCAACATGAACAAACAGACAAACATCATCAAACGATAATCTTGTAAATAACCTAAAATAGCCGCTTGTCGGTTCACTTCTGCATCGATCGATAACAAGCCTGCTTGAGTCGAAATATTGTATAATCCATGCTCCGATGCCATTTTAAGCGGCAAACTGAATGGGGTAATAAATTGCGAAAATGACTCATGATTGATCTGCACTCGATGCGCCAGATAAGTGGTTACCACCGAGATCCCAATACTACTACCAATATTTCGGATCAGGCTATAAAACGCAGTGCCTTCGGTCCTATAGTGTGTGGGTAGCGTAGAGAATGTCATGGTGGATAATGGCACAAACACCAAACCTAAACCGAGTCCTTGTACTACACCGGTTCGAATAATATCCCACGAACTGACTTCAGCCGTAAATAACGTCATCTCCCATAATGAGAAAATCATTAAGCACACACCAATAAACATCAGATAACGTAGGTCGACCTTACGAGCCACTCGTCCTACTATCATCATGCTGGTCATGGTACCAAAACCGCGAGGCGTTAAAAGGAAACCAACATCCAACACAGGATAACCCATCAAACTTTGCATAAAGGGTGGTAATAATGCCATGGTAGCAAGCAGCACCACCCCCATCATAAAACCAATTGTTACCCCAACCACAAAGTTGCGGTCTTTAAACATAGTCGGCTCTAAAAATGGCTTTTTGGCAGTAAACATGTGGACCAAAAACATATACAGCGTGATCGCGGCTAATGCACATTCAATCACGATTTCCATACTTGAGAACCAGTTTTGCGACTCGCCTCGATCCAGAAATAATTGTAATGAGCCAATCGCCACCGCTATTAACGCAAAGCCGAACATATCGAATTTTCGTTTCGCATCCAACGAGGTTTCTTTCACATAAGCGGCAATACCAAACCAAGCCAAAGCGCCAAATGGGATATTAATATAAAACACCCAACGCCAGTTATAATACTCGGTTAACCAACCGCCAAGTGAAGGCCCCAAAATCGGCCCCACCATCACGCCCATGCCCCACAATGCCATTGCAGATCCATGTTGCTCTTTCGGATAAGTATCTAACATCACCGCTTGAGATAACGGTACTAAACTGGCACCAAATACCCCTTGCAGCAAACGAAACGTAATTATTTGATCAAGCGATTGCGCCGCGCCACATAGGGCCGAAGCTAAGGTGAAACCAATCACAGAAAAAATAAACAGGCGCTTACGGCCAATTTTAGCGGCAACAAACCCCGTCATCGGCATCGCAATTGCCGACGCAACAATATACGAGGTTAATACCCAAGATATTTGATCTTGAGTCGCGCCCATCGCGCCTTGCATGTGTGGCAGAGCAACGTTGGCAATAGTGGTATCTAATGCTTGCATTATGGTGGCAAGCATCACCGAGAAAGTGATCAGTAGTCGTTTCGACTTCAAATCTTTTTCTTCTTGGCTGACAATAATTTGGCTCATTTAAACCTCGGACTGATTCAATAATTACAGGTCTAAATGGCGTTCATTTTGGGTATCAACCGTCACTGTGGCACTCATACCCGCACGCAGTTGTGGTGCATCTTTTTGTGGCGTAATTTGAATACGGATAGGTAAACGTTGGGTCACTTTCACCCAGTTACCGGTTGCGTTTTGCGCAGGGATCACAGAGTACTCGGCGCCGGTGGCGGGACTAATACTTTTGACATGACCTGTCCATTGATTATCAGGCGCGTAATCGACATCAATAGCCACTTTTTGACCTACTTTTACATTGGTCATTTCTTTTTCCGTAAAGTTCGCTTCAATCCAAAGGTGAGTATTAGCAACCAGTAACATAGTGGTGTTATTTGGTGAAATATACTGACCTTTTTTCATCACCTTAGAAACTACACCGTCTGCTGGGGCGCGTAATTCAACGTGTTGCAAGTTATATTTGGCTTGGGCTAATTGCGCCTGTGCCAATTTGTATTTAGGGTGTAGTTCAACAGGACGTTCGATATCGCCCCCTAAACTTTCCGCAATTTGTTTTAACTGGGTTTTAAACATATTGGTTTGAAGTTGAAATAATAACGATTTATTTTCCGCTGCTTCATATTCTGCTTGCGATGAATACTTTTTCTGCCATAAATCGTATTGACGCTTTTCTTCACGTTTCGCGAAGTTATATTGGTTTTCTGATACGGCTAAGTTAGCCAGTTTACTCTTGTATTCAGCCTTAGTGGTCAGCAGCCCAGTGCGTACATCATCAAGGTGAGAACGCGCTTGTTGAACCGCAATTTTATACGGCTTTGCATCTATGGTGAGCAATAGTTGACCGGATTTAACCTGTTGATTTTCTTTTACCAATACTTTAGTGACACGTCCTGGTACTTCAACATTAATCAATGTTTTATCCGCTTTAACATAGGCATTGTCGGTTTCAACATAACGACCACCAGTCAAATAGATAAAACCACTGCCCGCAATAATAAGAAGAGGCACGACAAAAAGGAGGACAACACGTTTCGCTTTCTTCTTAGGGCTTTTCACTGCTGGCGATAGAGATTCAACCGTCTTTGTTTCAGGTGAGTCATTATCGGTAGATGGCTTAGTCATATATAAATATTTCCAAAGTTAATAAGACGGTAAGTTTTTATGGATACGTTCTAATGTTTGTACAAAGGCTTCAATCTCTGTTTCAGATAACCCTTCTAAAGCATTGGCCCATACTCGGCTTCCAGCCATTTGAATATGATCGAGTTCTGGTTGTGCAGCTGGCAATAAATAAATCAAATAGGCGCGGCGATCACTAGGATTTGGGCGTCGTTCAATCAACCCCGTTTCTACTAATTGATCGATAATTCGCCCTAATGTCATAGGTTTAATTTCGAGCAATTCAGCCAACTCGACCTGTTTGATCCCTTCATGGCGAGAAATCAAACTTAATGCTCTGGCTTGCGCTAAAGTCATTTCGCCCATCGCGGGATCGCTTTGAAATTCATGTCGAATCAAACGCGAAACGTCTGATAATAAATACCCAATCGGTGCCCTAGCCATAAAAACCTTTGTATCAATTAGTTATGATTGAATGAACATTTCACACTCATGATGACGTGCGGTAAGTCACACATATAGTAAGCATTGCTTATTAAATTTACAAGCGTTTACTGCACAAGTGGGTAATAAAAATAATAACAGACAAAAAAATCGCTTAATGTCAGTAGACATTAAGCGATTTTCTGATTGCTGATTTTTTATGCGGCGTTATTGATGACGTTCTTTCAGCTTATTAATCACATCGTTAAACGACAAGTCTTGGTCTTGCAGCAAAACAAATAAGTGATACATCAAATCAGCAGACTCACACACTAATTCCGCCTTGTCACCCGACGTTGCCGCAAGCGCGACTTCAACGCCCTCTTCGCCCACTTTCTGCGAAATACGCTTAGTGCCACGGGCATATAAACTGGCAGTATAAGAGGACTCGGGATCGGCACTCTTGCGGGCAGCCAATAACTGCTCAAGTTGATGAAGCCACACCAATTGACTTTCGCTGTGTTTACTCGGGTCAATTTGTTGGCCTGCATCAAAACATGTGGTGGTGCCAGTATGGCACGTTGGCCCAATCGGATTAACTTGGATTAATAAGGTGTCTTGATCGCAATCAAGCGCCACATTAACGACATTAAGCGAGTTACCCGACTCTTCACCTTTAGTCCACAAGCGTTGCTTGGTTCTTGAAAAGAAGGTGACTAAGCCGGTTTGCGCGGTTTTTTGCAGCGCGTCTGAGTTCATATAGCCGAGCATTAACACTTGGCTTGATTGAAAATCTTGCACTACAACTGGCAGTAATCCGTCGACTTTTTCCCAGTTAATTCGCGCCGTTAAAGTTGCACAATCCGATGCTTGAAATGCGCTAAGTTGATTTTGATTTGCTACTTCACTCATAAACGTATCTCCACGCCTTCATTTTTCAAATACTGTTTTAATTCACCAATGTTGATCACTTGCTTATGAAAAACTGAAGCGGCTAACGCTCCGTCAACATTGGCCTTTTGATAGGCTTGTTTAAAATGCACCATTTCACCCGCGCCACCTGATGCAATCAACGGAACATGGCACACTTCCCGTACCATATTTAATTGCTCTAAATCGTAGCCATTACGCACGCCATCTTGGTTCATCATATTTAACACGATTTCACCAGCGCCGCGTTTTTGCACTTCAATCACCCAATCTCGGGTTTCCCATTTTGTTGCCTTAGTGCGTTCTTCATCACCGGTAAATTGGTAAACCTGATATTTTCCGGTTTCACTATCAAAGTAAGAATCGATACCAATCACAATACACTGCACGCCAAATTTATCCGCCAGTTCGGTAATAAGTTCAGGGTTTGCTAATGCCGGCGAGTTGATCGACACTTTATCCGCGCCAAACTCTAAAATTCGCGCTGCATCTTCGGCAGACTTAATGCCACCAGCAACACAAAAAGGAATATCAATCACTTCAGCGACTCGCGCCACCCAGCTTTTATCTACCACTCGCCCGTCACTGGATGCGGTAATATCATAAAATACTAACTCATCAGCGCCTTCATCCGCGTAACGTTGCGCCAGAGGGACGATGTCACCAATAATTTCGTGGTTACGAAATTGCACCCCTTTAACTACTTGGCCATCTTTTACATCCAAACAAGGAATTATTCGCTTTGCCAACATGAGAATGCCTCCTCGGCGCTAAACTTACCATCAAGTAATGCGCGGCCAACAATCACGCCCGCAACTCCTGAGCCTTTTAACGCCGCAATGTCCTCTAAACTGCCAATGCCACCTGAAGATTGAAATTGCACTTGTGGGTATTGTTTACAAAGGTCGATATACAATTCAACGTTCGAACCGGTCAATGTGCCATCACGCGAAATATCGGTACACAGCACATGGGTTAAGCCGACCGTGAGATAATCCTCTATCAGCGCTTCAATGGTGACGCCTGAGTCTTCTTGCCAACCAGAAATCGCCACATTACGTACACCCTGCGCGTCAATATTAATATCTAACGCTAACACGATTTTTTCAGCACCGTATTTACTCATCCAACCTTTAACTAGCTCAGATTGTTTTACTGCAGTTGAGCCCACTACAACACGTTGTGCTCCAGCTTCAAGTAAATCGACCACATCTTGCTCTGTGCGTACACCACCACCAATTTGAATGTTGGCTGGGGTGCTGGCTAATAACTTTGCAATCAAATCTAACTGACGCGCATTGGTGTCTTTCGCGCCGGTTAAATCCACCAAGTGAAGCCAGTTCGCTCCCGCTTGATGATATAGGTTAAATTGTTCAGCTGGGTCTACTTTGTATTCTGTTTTCTGTCCGTAGTCGCCTTGAAATAAGCGTACTACTTGACCATCAATTAAATCGAGTGCAGGAATGATCACGATTAAATCCTTTTTAATTTATCCATCTAATTCGAGAAAATTCTGGATCAACTTAGATCCAGCTTTCGAGGAGCGTTCTGGGTGAAATTGCACCCCATAATAGTTGCCACTTTGCAACGCCGCGGTAAACGGCTGACCATAATCACAACGGGCAATAGTATGATCACCAACTTGCATCGCATAACTATGCACAAAATAAAAATAACTCTCTGGCGAAATACCGTTAAACAATGGGTGTCCTGCCACCGGTTGAATTGTATTCCAACCCATGTGTGGCAATGGCAGATCGCCGCTGTCCATCAAACGAACTTCACCATCACACAAGCCAAGACACGCGACGTCTTGCGAGTTAGTTTGAGCGCCTTGCTGACCTTTTTCTTCTGATAACTTACCCAAAAGCTGCATGCCTAAACAAATGCCAAGTAAGGGCTTTTCGACTTGCTTAACCAATTCGATGAGATTACGTTGCTGCAGGTTTTTCATCGCTTCCGATGCGGTGCCGACACCCGGTAAAAATAGCTTATCTGCCGCCAAAACCACCGCGGGATCTTTAGAAATCGTGACCGTATAACCTAAGCGTTCAATCGCAAATCGTACCGATGACACATTGGCGCAGCCGGTATCAATAATCACGACTTTTTGATTGTTTATATCAGAGGATATTAGCGACATTAAAGCACCCCTTTACTGCTTGGCAGTTCATTACCTTCTACTTTTATTGCCTGACGCAAAGTACGACCAAAGGCTTTAAATAAGCTCTCGATGATGTGGTGATCATTATGCCCAGTAGAAGATAAGTGTAAGGTACACGCTAGCGTATCGGTGAGTGAACGGAAGAAGTGCACCACCATCTCGGTTGATAGTTCGCCGACTTGCTCGCGGCTAAATTCAGCGTCAAATTTCAAATAAGGACGGCCAGATAAATCCAAACCGCATTGAGCTAAACATTCATCCATTGGCAAACTAAAGCCAAAGCGACCAATACCGCGCTTATCACCTAATGCTTCTTTGAGTGCTTGACCCAGTGCTAAAGCCGTATCTTCTATGGTGTGGTGATCATCGATATGCAAATCCCCCTCCACCTCAACCACCATTTGAAAACCGCCATGAGTGGCAATTTGGTCGAGCATGTGATCAAAAAAGCCCATACCGGTTGAAATGCTATTACCGCCCTGCTCATCGAGATTCACCGAGATTTTAATATCGGTTTCTTTGGTGGTACGGATCACGGTGGCTTTACGAGCATTGACGGTTAGGTCTTTTAGAATATCCAACCAGTTCATGCTTTCTGGGTTGTATTGAATACCGCGAATCGCCATATTTTCAGCCAGTTGTATATCAGTGGCGCGATCGCCAATCACAGCTGAGGTTTTGAAATCCACTTTTCCCGCTTGCAGATAATCTTTTACCATCCCCAGTTTCGGCTTACGGCAAGAACAATTATCAGCCTCAAAGTGTGGGCAGATCAACACATCATCAAACTTCACCCCTTGTGATGCGAAGATTTCCATCATCATATCGTGCGGCGCATCAAAATCCGCTTGCGGGTAACTGTCGGTACCTAACCCATCTTGATTGGTCACCATCACTAA from Vibrio algicola encodes the following:
- a CDS encoding thymidine kinase — protein: MAQMYFYYSAMNAGKSTTLLQSSFNYRERGMNSVIFTAEIDDRDGVGKVSSRIGLQSDAHLYNANTDMFSAVKTLNQAEKIHCIMIDECQFLSKQQVYQLSEVVDKLHIPVLCYGLRSDFLGELFEGSQYLLAWADKLIELKTICHCGRKANMVVRMDENGVAIAEGDQVAIGGNDRYDSVCRMHYKEALGK
- the cysS gene encoding cysteine--tRNA ligase, translated to MLRIYNTLTRQKEEFKPIHAGKIGMYVCGVTIYDLCHIGHGRTFVSFDVISRYLRFLGYDLTFVRNITDIDDKIINRAAENKETCDSLTERLIEEMYADFDALNIKRPDVEPRATRFISEIIDLVERLIERGFAYVASNGDVMFEVKKFEQYGKLSGQDLEQLQAGARVDIDSAKRSPMDFVVWKMSKPGEPTWESPWGPGRPGWHIECSAMNSSILGQHFDIHGGGSDLQFPHHENEIAQSCCAHDTPYVNTWMHSGMVMVDREKMSKSLGNFFTIRDVLQHYDAETVRYFLMSGHYRSQLNYSEENLNQARASLERLYTALRGLDLNAAPAGGEEFVARFSSAMNDDFNTPEAYSVLFDMAREVNRLKTLDMDKASALGALMRELADVIGILHQDPDSFLKGDAGNEDEVAEIEALIKLRNDSRANKDWANADVARDKLNELGIELEDGAQGTTWRRK
- a CDS encoding peptidylprolyl isomerase, whose amino-acid sequence is MIILHTNFGDIKIQLNEEKAPLTSANFLQYCQDGFYDNTLFHRVIDGFMVQGGGMTSGLKEKTTRATIKNEANNGLSNKTGTLAMARTNEPHSASSQFFINVNDNTFLDFQSESMNGWGYCVFAEVVEGMDIVEKIKNVNTGSYGMHQDVPLEDVLITSTTIEA
- the lpxH gene encoding UDP-2,3-diacylglucosamine diphosphatase encodes the protein MSTLFIADLHLSPLRPDITDCFLHFMQTEAPQAQALYVLGDLFEFWIGDDDDTPFNHTIKQAFSSLTKQGVKCYFIQGNRDFLLGKRFCQQTGVTLLDDVCLIDLYGIPTVILHGDTLCTMDENYQKFRARVHQPWLQFLFNHIPLFIRQKIVSHVQNKAKQVKQTKQMNIMDVTPSEVIAVLESYQVTQMIHGHTHRPLVHQLQTKQGNATRIVLGDWYEQGSVLVCTPESTSLQTRRFISQSDR
- a CDS encoding EAL and HDOD domain-containing protein; translated protein: MYSYIARQPIVDLDSSIVAYELLFRESLVNTFPQMDPDKATSRLLIEHFFLTNVKDIDRQIFLVNFPYQSLIEQMPTLFPSELLMIEVLEDCPPNDELFDAIQSLHSKGYRIVLDDFVPSDKWQRFLPFITLIKFDIRQFSIAEAQVFMHQNKAFKLKYLAEKIEDDSEFQACIQAGFHYFQGYHFHRPEIIRKRRIESASFMIEELKQAVQQDIIDCDYVAHLIENDITMTYKLMHFMTAHHPSTFVSVQQSLQLLGNENIKLFISLSIIAEHDSVPSPYYQSSMQRAQCCFQLAKLSPLEIDADQAYFIGMFSQLDKLFEQPLADLIQSLPLTSAAKLALTQQQGILGDILKLALALENNQADNIVNLSATLSLETHQALQVFAQANDWSTPEFRYLDIDTSVSGLKQ
- a CDS encoding YchJ family metal-binding protein, whose translation is MMLCPCCSNIPYSQCCQPIHNDVTLAKQPEQLMRARYSAHVLKLVDFVVDTYHSSCQAPAQRAAIAESIESQWCRLEVVAASSVNNDQGYVEFKAYFMEGENEFCLHERSRFIKENGLWTYIDGFMPQSPQLTQSDDPRLNQSIQSLKVGRNDPCICGSGKKFKKCCG
- a CDS encoding DHA2 family efflux MFS transporter permease subunit, with translation MSQIIVSQEEKDLKSKRLLITFSVMLATIMQALDTTIANVALPHMQGAMGATQDQISWVLTSYIVASAIAMPMTGFVAAKIGRKRLFIFSVIGFTLASALCGAAQSLDQIITFRLLQGVFGASLVPLSQAVMLDTYPKEQHGSAMALWGMGVMVGPILGPSLGGWLTEYYNWRWVFYINIPFGALAWFGIAAYVKETSLDAKRKFDMFGFALIAVAIGSLQLFLDRGESQNWFSSMEIVIECALAAITLYMFLVHMFTAKKPFLEPTMFKDRNFVVGVTIGFMMGVVLLATMALLPPFMQSLMGYPVLDVGFLLTPRGFGTMTSMMIVGRVARKVDLRYLMFIGVCLMIFSLWEMTLFTAEVSSWDIIRTGVVQGLGLGLVFVPLSTMTFSTLPTHYRTEGTAFYSLIRNIGSSIGISVVTTYLAHRVQINHESFSQFITPFSLPLKMASEHGLYNISTQAGLLSIDAEVNRQAAILGYLQDYRLMMFVCLFMLPLLFLFKKPSKQ
- a CDS encoding HlyD family secretion protein, whose product is MTKPSTDNDSPETKTVESLSPAVKSPKKKAKRVVLLFVVPLLIIAGSGFIYLTGGRYVETDNAYVKADKTLINVEVPGRVTKVLVKENQQVKSGQLLLTIDAKPYKIAVQQARSHLDDVRTGLLTTKAEYKSKLANLAVSENQYNFAKREEKRQYDLWQKKYSSQAEYEAAENKSLLFQLQTNMFKTQLKQIAESLGGDIERPVELHPKYKLAQAQLAQAKYNLQHVELRAPADGVVSKVMKKGQYISPNNTTMLLVANTHLWIEANFTEKEMTNVKVGQKVAIDVDYAPDNQWTGHVKSISPATGAEYSVIPAQNATGNWVKVTQRLPIRIQITPQKDAPQLRAGMSATVTVDTQNERHLDL
- a CDS encoding MarR family winged helix-turn-helix transcriptional regulator — its product is MARAPIGYLLSDVSRLIRHEFQSDPAMGEMTLAQARALSLISRHEGIKQVELAELLEIKPMTLGRIIDQLVETGLIERRPNPSDRRAYLIYLLPAAQPELDHIQMAGSRVWANALEGLSETEIEAFVQTLERIHKNLPSY